One Magnolia sinica isolate HGM2019 chromosome 2, MsV1, whole genome shotgun sequence genomic window, atccaagtctaagggcgtGCGCACTTCCTAATAACATTAGAAGATGAGTCAACAAacaaggtgatgacttttccccttgagctttccatctctaaattaaatcaagcatagattttaaattaattatgaATGGTGTCTTAGAActtgattaattatatgattaGTTTACTTGGATATATattgagaattgatcatgaatatcaaatgcatATGCTAGACCTTGATTCATTTAATAGTTCTTGAATTGTATTTACACATGCACTTAGGTTGTACTCTATTAGGATGGTATTAATACCAAAAAACAGGGCAACGTCGACGGATAAAAACCGTCGACATTGACTTTCCCCaacggcttttagccgtcggaCGGTCCGTCAAGAAAACGAGCGTGGGCAGTGCTCACTAATGGATTTTAGCCATTGGTGTCTAGACAGCTAAAGCTGTCGGCGTTTCGATGGCTGAGGGCGACGGTTTTAGCCATCGGTGTCTATGACAGCTAAAACCGTAGGAATTTCCGACAGCTATGTAAGACGGAAAAAACTGTCGGCATTGTCAATGGCGAAAAGCTGTCGGCGTTTctcaataattaaaaaaactaataaaaataattaattgcCTAATCAACACACATCCAAAAATAGAGATACCCATTTCTCTAAGGGTATCTCTATGCTTGGGATTACCAGATTTATAAACTGGTCAAATCCACGAAGGGTGCCAACCACAACCCTGTTCGCATTCAGCTTAATTTGAAGCTTCTTGTCCATGTATTTCGTGAGAAAAGGTAGAAGAAAAGGtgcatgcatttttttaaaacGCGGATATCATTTCCCAATCAAAATAGCAAACTGATAATAATACTAAAAATGACATTTACTTTGGCCAATTTTGTTAATTATGAAACATGATGACAACTCCTACATTTTGCATAACAATAGCGAACAAAGTATTTTACATCCTACTGAATTTAGCTGAACATAAGTTGAATTATGAACCCAGCAAGTCCTCCCCTGgacgaaccaacctatttgagaaggtaattaagtctacacaatagaaaaagaagaaatcaaaatcaaatatatcatccaaattccaaatatttggattggatatatgcTTTAAAAAGAGAAACAAGAGAGGGATATAGAAGCTTTGGATATCATAGAAAGCCATGCAGAAATTTTAGAGTCATACCAAAGTGGCAATATCAGCCCCACTTAGATTTTCACATGCCTTGCTCCATCTAATGGCATCTAAATCCACATCAGCAGGAGGAGGCTTCTTCCGAGCATGGGCTTTTAGAATCAATCCATGTCTATTGTAATCAGGTATAGGGACATATAGAAGCTTCCCAAATCTACCAGTCCAATAATCAGTTGGGTTACACAACTATAAAGGAATAAAATATATGAAGTACATAAAATAGGtgtttgtttgtgtgtgtgtgtgggcgccCGTGTGTTTGACATGTTATAAATGAAACTATTGTAGCCTTTACATGGCTAATTGTGGGTGGGCTGGGatcaatcatgggcctcaaatcaACTGTGCTATGAAGCTTGGCTCTAGCACGTTATAAATGAAGCTATTGTAGCCTTTACATGGATAATTTCTGCCCATCCACCACATGAACTCTTTTAAGTATAAAGACAAGACATTTCTGATTTCGCATCAAGAGAAAAGCAAAATGTGGGGGTGATCTGGGCAATTAATCTGGTAGGCCAccacatggatgggccatagaCTAAATATCCTAGTTATTAGttgaatccatccatcagaatgttATGAGATTTGCCTGTGGAATGTGGACTGGTTCTCATTTTTAAGTCGGCCATCATTTTTATCATTCAAATCTAAccatcctttttgtttttttggacaGTTGTTTGGATGACTGCCACAGTCTGATCACCATGCCATTTgggttatggcccaccaaatcgaAGTTCCTGATTAATACAAACCATCGTAACATGTAGAGCGTAGTAGATGTTTTTGGAGTGCACTTCATGGAACCAAAGCAAGTACCAAAATTGAAAATATAAATGGGATAAAATGCTTGATGAGGTATGAGTTTCAATAGCATGAATGTTTCTTCATAGTATTAGCCGGAGAAATCTAATGAATGACTCTTTATACTTAAGTGTCCAAGTTAATGCATGAACATCTAAGCTTACCTCAGCCGTCCAAGCAAATGACCAAACAGTAATGACATCCATTTTCTACCAGTTATTCTTAAAGAGAGATACTTACATGCAGGTGCCCGTAAACACTGGGTGCAAGGTAGACAATTGGATGGCCATAGAAACTAATTTCTTCTAAGGGTCCAATGATGTTGGAAAAGGACATTGTCATGTTTGAGAGGACACTGAGATACTGATGCCATTGCTTGTTatacatgaaagaaaatgcacaATCAACCTTTGAATTTCTCAAGTGGAGGAGAAAGAATTCATACGAATCTGTCCAAAGTTCACCATTATTTAGTAATATTTAGTAAAATGTGCTAGGAAAAACAAAAGGAACCAACATTTAGGGATTGAGGTAGTTCATTTTTGTACTATTTTAATTCCCAAAACCACACCAAGTGTAATCATATCAATTTTCCCCAAAGAAATAGATTCATATCAGGGGCAGCAATGGCAAGCTAGTGTTGGCTCGGAACCCCTGGCCCTAGCTCTAGCCCTACAGGAATGGCCTATGAGGGAAAGTGTGGGATGATCAAAAGACATCAACTAGACAGATTGGATTGTCCAACCACTGTGATATTACATGGTTCCCATCCACAGCTGGGCCCATCAGATGAAAATTTTGCATTATTCATCCAAGCGGGCATGTTAAGCAGAAAGTAACCCTACGTTTAAATTCAGAACTTTTGTTTTAGTAGAAAATGGTACCTTAATGCCAAAGCATCGAAGGAATAGAGTAGAACTCGAGGAGGTAAAGAGAAATTTAAGAGAGAGCTTCTTTCAATCCACAATTTCTTTTGCTTTGTGAATATAACCCAGAAGATCATCTCGCATTTGAATGGAGAATGGCAGGATTATATATCCAAGCCAATTGCCCCACTCGGCGTCGGTCTTCTCCTTCTCCATCATGTCAGCTAAGGCTTGTTTGTTGTTAATGTAAAATGGGTCATTTGAATAGAGATTCAAGGAAGTATGCTTGTCATTCTCATAATTCATAAAGATCCCAAAACTGGGCTTTGTACATGCTAGGACAAGGGCTAATGTGTTACATGCTCATGATCCATGGTCCATCAGCTGGGGTTCCTACATTTATATGCTCTGGCCCAATAATCAGGCTGGTAACTCATGGGACACAATGTTTGAAACAAATGGAAGCTTAAAGAACCTCCAAGATTTTCTTAGACATTCATTTGTTTCTTGGACCTGGTCCACccaatgaatggactggattggCTTTTGAGCTAGGAGAACCACATAGGGTGCActtaatggacagcttggatatttgGTGTTGAGGGGCTGCCTTGAACATGTGTGGTACTAGCAAATCTTATAAGTTAATCACCATGACAGAGTGGAAAAGAGGAAATTAGGTGGGAGAAAGAGTGGAAGAGACTCACGTGAATTCCTAGTGCTGCTCTTATGTTGACAAGAACTAGAGATAATGATATGAGACTTTGGATGATCTAGAGATAAGAAGAAGGTGATCTCTTACCTTGGATGGTCTCGAGAGATAATGATATGAGATTTTCCCTTCTAGCCGATATTCATGCACGACCCAATTGCTCCTCTCCTTATGGAGCTATCCCTTTCTAAAACAACATAAACAAGGCccaattctctcttcttcttcttcttctttttaaaaagttGTTTTAAGAGTAGAAATTCATAAATCAAAAACTATTTTTCTCTACTCCAAAAATGGTCATGAGCCATACTCAGCCTGTCAATATCAAAGCATTTTCCAAAGAAATGGAACAAGAAAAGGCAAGAGAGATAACTCACTTGATTCCCATCTTGGCAAAGACAAGTTCACATTGGAATGATTTGCCCTGACCTTTACCTCCCCAAATACCCATAACAAGTGGAACCTGTTACAATTCACTGGAACCATTCAAATTTCAAGAAATCAACATCGGACCCACTTCAGAAGCAGCCCAACAGAAGAGAGTGGAACATCTGAGTTGTGCATCAAGTTGGCCCCCCAATGCACATGACcttgcccaaaaatgagattggcCACTATCCATGTAGACCACTCCATCACtttgcgtggcccacctaaagaccCGATGCACGGTTCCTATGTTGCAGCTGCATTCCAGCCCTAGTGAAGCTAATATGTAGAAATTAGCATACCTTAATGTTAGGCAAGGTCATGAAATTCTTGTTGATGTAGACAACAAGCTTGTCCATGAAAGCCGGGGTGATGTAGAAACCATGCATGTGTTATCTAAGTTGTACCTGGAAACAGAACTTCTCATTATTCATTAAACAaatc contains:
- the LOC131225609 gene encoding wax ester synthase/diacylglycerol acyltransferase 6-like, coding for MNYENDKHTSLNLYSNDPFYINNKQALADMMEKEKTDAEWGNWLGYIILPFSIQMRDDLLGYIHKAKEIVDYSYEFFLLHLRNSKVDCAFSFMYNKQWHQYLSVLSNMTMSFSNIIGPLEEISFYGHPIVYLAPSVYGHLHVSISL